Proteins encoded in a region of the Rhodothermales bacterium genome:
- a CDS encoding Mrp/NBP35 family ATP-binding protein, with the protein MAPNPASILRALRTVIDPSNGLDLVRNDRVRDLQLGENRVSLTLVLSDPGNTFGAQAVRLATDALTRELGAGVDVAVALDHEMISLGMGGTPADAGRPGRVEFGRTSTIAVASGKGGVGKSTVAVNLAASLAKQGFAVGLVDTDIYGPSIPTMFGIQHEKPRVNADRKIVPIERYGVRLLSMGLLADTDQAVIWRGPMVSGAVRQFLADAAWGDLDYLILDLPPGTGDIQLTIVQTLDLTGAIIVSTPQDVALADAKRGVSMFQNVHVPVLGIVENMAYFTPPDLPDRKYYLFGQGGARRLAETLDVPFLGEVPIEQKLRESGDAGVPIVIADEEGPSARAFKGLAEQAATHIALHRARKSAQTRVEILYR; encoded by the coding sequence ATGGCGCCCAACCCCGCATCAATCCTCCGTGCCTTACGAACGGTCATCGACCCCTCGAACGGGCTCGACCTGGTGCGCAACGACCGCGTCCGAGACCTTCAGTTGGGCGAAAATCGCGTTTCGCTGACGCTGGTATTGTCCGACCCCGGCAACACATTCGGGGCCCAGGCCGTCCGGCTGGCGACCGACGCCCTCACGCGCGAGTTGGGCGCCGGCGTGGACGTGGCCGTGGCCCTGGATCATGAGATGATCTCGCTCGGAATGGGCGGAACGCCGGCGGATGCGGGCCGGCCGGGGCGGGTTGAATTCGGGCGGACGAGTACGATCGCCGTGGCGTCGGGCAAGGGAGGCGTGGGGAAAAGCACGGTGGCCGTGAACCTGGCGGCATCCCTCGCGAAGCAAGGCTTCGCCGTGGGGCTCGTCGACACCGACATTTACGGTCCGTCGATCCCGACGATGTTCGGCATCCAGCATGAAAAACCCCGCGTGAACGCGGACCGCAAGATTGTCCCGATCGAACGCTACGGCGTGCGGCTCCTCTCGATGGGGTTATTGGCGGACACCGATCAGGCCGTAATCTGGCGGGGTCCGATGGTATCCGGTGCCGTGCGCCAGTTCCTGGCCGACGCCGCGTGGGGGGATCTCGATTACCTCATATTGGACCTGCCGCCGGGCACCGGCGACATCCAGCTGACCATCGTCCAGACGCTCGACTTGACCGGCGCGATCATCGTCTCCACGCCGCAGGATGTCGCCCTCGCCGATGCGAAGCGGGGGGTCTCCATGTTCCAGAACGTACACGTCCCTGTGCTGGGCATTGTGGAGAACATGGCGTATTTCACGCCGCCGGACCTGCCGGATCGGAAGTACTATCTCTTTGGCCAGGGTGGCGCCCGCCGGCTGGCCGAAACGCTCGACGTGCCGTTCCTGGGCGAAGTGCCGATCGAGCAGAAGCTGCGAGAGAGCGGTGACGCCGGCGTGCCGATCGTCATAGCCGATGAGGAGGGGCCGTCGGCGCGCGCCTTCAAGGGCCTGGCCGAGCAGGCGGCTACCCATATCGCGTTGCATCGGGCCCGAAAATCGGCCCAGACCCGCGTTGAAATCCTCTACCGCTGA
- a CDS encoding exopolyphosphatase encodes MMSTFPATGTPDRVATIDVGTNTALLLVAERTGDGLRVCATEDRFVRLGAGVDEHRRIQPEAMTRLREALLAYKTTAARWGASTIIVAATSASRDAKNSQELVDFVRDETGLSYEILSGEEEALWSFNGALSDLPPRPGLVATLDIGGGSTERVVGAWDAAAGVWRVHDAVSFDLGGVRLTERFFTSQPPAPAEIDAAAAWVRQTLATADLTVPEDTLLLGASGTTTSLALIAQGVSRWEDLPDPRPVLRLEDVERWRTRLMAHSFEEVLAINPAVMNGRADVFPAGLLILETVMRLSGTPTIRAAHRGLRHGLALRHWRGLAGV; translated from the coding sequence ATGATGTCGACTTTTCCGGCTACGGGCACACCGGATCGCGTCGCGACGATCGATGTAGGCACCAACACCGCGTTGTTGCTGGTAGCCGAACGCACGGGCGACGGCCTCAGGGTCTGCGCCACCGAGGATCGCTTTGTCCGCCTTGGCGCCGGTGTCGACGAACACCGCCGGATCCAGCCCGAGGCTATGACCCGGCTTCGTGAAGCCCTACTCGCGTACAAAACCACCGCGGCCCGATGGGGCGCATCAACCATCATCGTCGCCGCGACGAGCGCTTCCCGGGATGCGAAGAACAGTCAGGAACTGGTCGACTTCGTCCGGGACGAGACCGGGCTGAGCTACGAGATTCTTAGCGGCGAGGAGGAGGCGTTGTGGAGTTTTAACGGCGCACTCTCAGACCTGCCTCCTCGGCCCGGGTTGGTCGCTACGCTCGACATCGGTGGGGGATCGACGGAGCGGGTGGTCGGCGCCTGGGATGCCGCCGCCGGCGTGTGGCGCGTCCACGACGCCGTCAGCTTCGACCTGGGGGGCGTCCGCCTGACCGAGCGTTTCTTTACCTCTCAACCGCCGGCGCCGGCCGAGATCGACGCCGCGGCCGCGTGGGTGCGGCAAACCCTGGCTACGGCCGATCTGACTGTCCCCGAAGACACGCTACTGCTCGGCGCATCCGGCACCACGACCTCGCTCGCCCTGATCGCGCAGGGCGTTAGCCGCTGGGAGGATCTACCGGACCCGCGTCCGGTGCTGCGTCTTGAGGACGTCGAGCGCTGGCGCACCCGGTTGATGGCCCATTCGTTCGAGGAAGTGCTGGCCATCAATCCGGCCGTTATGAACGGGCGGGCGGATGTGTTTCCGGCCGGCCTGCTCATCCTCGAAACCGTGATGCGGCTCTCAGGAACGCCCACGATACGGGCGGCGCACCGCGGCCTCCGCCACGGGCTGGCGTTGCGTCACTGGCGGGGCCTCGCCGGCGTGTAA
- the prmA gene encoding 50S ribosomal protein L11 methyltransferase, with translation MTTAPHVDTSSGDTVELTFIAAPDEQEVLIAELDARGFVAFLQEDDRFNAYVPALAWDEARRAALFAGLDDAGLPRPGEERRIPMQDWNAPWEASIEPVAAGPFVVRASWHPPMASEAHPIELVIDPKMSFGTGHHESTRLMLGLAPGIVAPGMQVLDAGTGTGILAIAAQKLGAARVVAFDNDPWILDNARENVAANAAGGEVEVRIGELDVISDAWFDAILANIHKSVLIEYLPHLARKLRPGGALALAGLLVVDREEMLAEAERNGFSLVHEARENAWWAVHLTLSPA, from the coding sequence TTGACTACCGCTCCCCATGTAGACACCTCGTCCGGCGATACGGTCGAGCTGACGTTTATCGCCGCGCCTGACGAGCAGGAGGTGTTGATCGCCGAACTGGACGCGCGCGGTTTTGTCGCTTTTTTGCAGGAGGATGATCGCTTCAACGCTTACGTGCCGGCTTTGGCGTGGGACGAGGCCCGTCGGGCGGCGCTTTTCGCCGGTCTGGACGATGCCGGCCTTCCTCGTCCCGGTGAAGAGCGGCGCATCCCGATGCAGGATTGGAATGCCCCCTGGGAGGCGTCGATCGAACCCGTGGCCGCCGGCCCGTTTGTCGTCCGCGCCAGCTGGCACCCGCCGATGGCGTCCGAGGCGCACCCGATCGAGTTGGTGATCGACCCCAAGATGAGCTTTGGCACCGGGCACCACGAAAGCACGCGTCTCATGCTGGGCCTGGCCCCCGGGATCGTCGCCCCCGGCATGCAGGTGCTAGACGCCGGCACCGGCACGGGCATCCTCGCCATCGCCGCCCAGAAACTCGGCGCCGCGCGGGTGGTCGCGTTTGATAACGACCCCTGGATTCTGGACAATGCCCGCGAGAATGTGGCGGCCAATGCGGCGGGTGGGGAGGTGGAGGTTCGTATCGGCGAATTGGATGTGATCTCGGATGCCTGGTTCGACGCGATCCTTGCCAATATCCACAAAAGCGTGCTGATCGAGTATCTGCCGCACCTGGCTCGTAAGCTACGGCCCGGCGGAGCGCTGGCGCTGGCCGGCCTGCTGGTGGTCGATCGGGAGGAGATGCTCGCCGAAGCCGAGCGTAACGGGTTTTCGCTCGTACACGAAGCGCGTGAAAACGCCTGGTGGGCCGTGCATCTTACGTTGAGCCCGGCATGA
- a CDS encoding GAF domain-containing SpoIIE family protein phosphatase, which produces MAAGSVVLGFIYHVMAMRAGAPPTFFVSVLYNVMVIVGYASIGLLLAFRFQRRTTSPARVFWTILFFGLIFIAIASYITSIGREVDEVLLDLYEAEGEFDYYTGVPRVFVTVIKINLLSLLGSIFAFYVLIRIGSLVLFKRTKLSQRNWQIMMALFGLSAATAFMKSPQSDPDIYQLVALIPAIGFMMVNSFRASWIVYMTFQEKMISIGLSMLLLLFLLIGLGITSIANPLPFLSDLRVYVLYYNYVLYLFVMLVLGFGVMYTTASLLLLLFHLPTTGDFQRRTHERVVMQSLTNLVSQAFDPEKLYTTVASSPVEAGTADTGWLAIADPKSGSLQPDIVASANITPNRVTRLMDIAALYGELSASRTSLYLEQASTDHRLNVRPGDGFSSLLAVPLVAREEMLGALFVTKEVAHGFEKDDIESIHMFAAQAALALDNARLFKEQIEKERLARELDIAREVQRKLLPQCLPRFKGLSVYASNVSAQQVGGDYYDFLQLDEHRLCVVIGDVSGKGASAAFYMAVMQGIFQSVSRLAPRPIDFLRHANAALAHSLDKNVFISLIYGILDIQREEFVFARAGHNPLATINLHGEAKYIRPDGIGLGLDRGGLFERSLQEVTVPLQPGDAFVLYTDGLVESRNLLGEEYGYDRMLEAMRRHRDEEAAGLHDALITDLQQFVGPKPYDDDMTLMVFKWHGIDVPTGGHASSQQRTATPPVSLLGAKP; this is translated from the coding sequence GTGGCGGCCGGCAGTGTTGTGCTGGGCTTCATCTACCATGTCATGGCCATGAGGGCCGGGGCGCCACCGACCTTCTTCGTGTCGGTGCTCTACAATGTGATGGTGATCGTCGGCTATGCCTCGATCGGGCTCCTCCTGGCCTTCCGCTTCCAGCGCAGAACCACCTCGCCGGCGCGGGTATTTTGGACGATCCTCTTTTTCGGGCTGATTTTTATTGCCATCGCCAGCTACATCACCTCCATCGGCCGCGAAGTCGACGAGGTCTTGCTGGACCTTTATGAGGCGGAGGGTGAATTCGACTACTACACCGGCGTGCCGCGTGTGTTTGTCACGGTCATCAAGATCAACCTGCTGAGTCTCCTGGGGTCGATCTTCGCCTTTTACGTGCTGATCCGCATCGGCAGCCTCGTGTTGTTTAAGCGGACAAAGCTCAGCCAGCGCAACTGGCAGATCATGATGGCGCTGTTCGGCCTTTCGGCGGCGACGGCATTCATGAAATCGCCCCAGTCGGATCCCGACATCTACCAGCTGGTCGCCCTCATCCCCGCCATCGGATTTATGATGGTCAACTCGTTTCGGGCCTCCTGGATCGTATACATGACGTTCCAGGAGAAAATGATCAGCATCGGGTTATCGATGCTGCTGCTGCTGTTCCTGTTGATCGGGTTGGGCATCACGTCCATCGCCAATCCGTTGCCGTTCCTTTCGGACCTTCGGGTCTACGTGCTCTACTACAACTACGTCCTGTACCTCTTCGTAATGCTCGTTCTGGGTTTCGGGGTGATGTACACGACGGCGTCGTTGTTGCTGCTCCTCTTCCATCTCCCTACCACGGGCGATTTCCAACGGCGCACCCACGAACGCGTGGTCATGCAGTCCCTGACCAATCTGGTCTCGCAGGCGTTCGACCCCGAGAAGCTGTACACCACCGTAGCCTCGTCACCGGTCGAAGCCGGCACAGCGGATACCGGCTGGCTGGCCATAGCCGATCCCAAATCAGGGTCGCTCCAACCGGACATTGTAGCGTCGGCGAACATCACCCCGAATCGGGTTACCCGGCTGATGGACATCGCGGCGCTCTACGGCGAACTCAGTGCGTCGCGGACTTCGCTCTACCTCGAGCAGGCCTCCACGGACCATCGGTTGAACGTACGACCCGGCGACGGCTTCAGCAGCCTGCTCGCCGTCCCGCTCGTGGCGCGGGAGGAAATGCTGGGGGCGTTGTTCGTTACCAAAGAGGTAGCGCACGGCTTCGAGAAAGACGACATCGAGTCCATCCACATGTTCGCCGCCCAGGCGGCCCTCGCGCTGGATAACGCCCGGCTCTTCAAGGAGCAGATCGAAAAAGAACGCCTCGCGCGAGAATTGGATATCGCGCGCGAGGTACAGCGCAAGCTGCTCCCGCAGTGCCTGCCGCGCTTCAAGGGTCTCAGCGTGTATGCCTCCAACGTCTCGGCCCAACAGGTGGGCGGGGATTATTACGACTTCCTGCAGCTCGATGAACACCGTCTGTGCGTCGTCATCGGCGATGTCTCCGGCAAAGGCGCCTCCGCCGCGTTTTACATGGCGGTGATGCAGGGCATCTTCCAGTCGGTCAGCCGGCTCGCCCCCCGCCCGATCGATTTCCTCCGTCATGCCAACGCCGCCCTTGCGCACTCGCTCGACAAAAACGTATTTATCTCGCTGATTTATGGTATCCTGGACATCCAGCGGGAAGAATTCGTGTTCGCTCGCGCTGGCCATAACCCGCTGGCCACGATCAATTTGCACGGCGAAGCGAAGTATATTCGCCCCGACGGCATCGGGCTGGGGCTCGATCGGGGCGGGCTCTTCGAGCGATCGCTCCAGGAGGTCACCGTGCCGCTCCAACCGGGCGACGCGTTTGTGTTGTACACCGACGGCCTGGTCGAAAGCCGAAATCTCCTGGGCGAGGAGTATGGCTACGACCGCATGCTCGAGGCGATGCGCCGCCACCGAGACGAAGAAGCCGCCGGCCTGCATGATGCCTTGATCACGGACCTACAACAGTTCGTGGGGCCCAAACCCTACGACGACGATATGACGCTCATGGTCTTCAAATGGCATGGGATCGACGTGCCCACCGGCGGCCACGCCTCCAGCCAGCAACGAACGGCGACGCCCCCGGTGTCGCTGCTCGGCGCTAAACCCTGA
- a CDS encoding STAS domain-containing protein, with protein sequence MSNFSVGFRSNTTIEVLDLNGELDAHTASELEAAIQKCKNEATYRIVVNGANLQYISSAGLGVFMAYIEELRAKGGDIKIAALQPKVYNVFDLLGFPMLFDIVDTEAEAIARFNRT encoded by the coding sequence ATGAGCAATTTTTCAGTCGGATTCCGATCCAACACAACTATCGAGGTGCTGGATCTCAATGGAGAACTCGACGCCCATACGGCTTCCGAACTCGAAGCCGCGATCCAGAAATGCAAGAACGAGGCTACGTACCGGATTGTCGTCAACGGCGCCAATCTCCAGTATATCTCGAGCGCCGGCCTCGGCGTGTTCATGGCCTATATTGAAGAACTGCGAGCCAAAGGCGGCGACATCAAGATCGCTGCCCTCCAACCCAAAGTGTATAACGTGTTCGATTTGCTGGGCTTCCCGATGCTGTTCGACATCGTCGATACCGAAGCCGAAGCCATCGCACGCTTTAATCGCACGTAA
- a CDS encoding ATP-binding protein, producing MARSTYQLSIPSSTRYLEKVRRFVETHTVEAGFSLESVEQFKVAVDEACTNVIKHAYSGDETRVLDISVILEGNQCTIRIRDDGYSFKPSEYAEPNIFELAKKRHAGGFGVHIMRRLMDRVEYEYDDGINEVRLIKFLDKKSAQNGA from the coding sequence GTGGCTCGCTCAACTTACCAACTCTCCATTCCCAGTTCGACGCGCTATCTGGAAAAGGTGCGCCGTTTTGTGGAAACGCACACCGTTGAGGCCGGCTTCTCGCTGGAGTCGGTGGAGCAGTTCAAGGTGGCTGTGGACGAAGCGTGTACAAACGTCATCAAACACGCTTACAGCGGAGACGAAACGCGGGTGCTGGACATCAGCGTCATCCTGGAGGGCAACCAATGCACCATTCGCATCCGCGACGATGGGTATTCCTTCAAGCCATCGGAGTATGCTGAACCCAACATCTTCGAACTCGCCAAAAAACGCCACGCCGGCGGATTCGGCGTCCACATCATGCGCCGGCTGATGGATCGCGTCGAATACGAATACGACGACGGCATCAACGAAGTGCGGCTGATCAAATTCCTGGACAAGAAGTCCGCGCAGAATGGAGCCTGA
- the ubiE gene encoding bifunctional demethylmenaquinone methyltransferase/2-methoxy-6-polyprenyl-1,4-benzoquinol methylase UbiE, translating into MKHYPPVGEVEGKKKHVEAMFDAIAPRYDLLNRLLSGGIDRAWRKKAVAWLAEYKPRRILDVATGTADLAIEARSIEPEKIVGVDISEEMLRIGREKIARLGYTDEIMLQRGDAERLPFSDRQFDGALVAFGVRNFEDLKAGLKDIRRVLKPGSAFVVLEFSQPTLFPVKQIYQFYTRFLLPRIGGAISKDSGAYKYLPDSIAAFPSGEAFLQELRQAGFTDVAARPLTLGIVSLYKGVA; encoded by the coding sequence ATGAAACACTACCCGCCCGTCGGAGAAGTCGAAGGTAAGAAGAAACACGTTGAGGCGATGTTCGATGCGATAGCGCCTCGCTACGATCTGTTGAACCGGCTGTTGAGTGGCGGTATCGACCGCGCCTGGCGTAAGAAGGCGGTGGCCTGGCTGGCCGAATACAAGCCGAGGCGCATCCTGGACGTGGCGACGGGGACGGCGGATCTGGCGATCGAGGCGCGTTCGATCGAGCCCGAAAAAATCGTGGGGGTAGATATTTCGGAGGAGATGCTGCGTATCGGTCGCGAGAAGATCGCCCGGCTGGGGTATACCGACGAGATCATGCTGCAGCGCGGCGATGCGGAGCGGCTGCCGTTTTCCGATCGGCAGTTCGATGGGGCGCTGGTGGCCTTCGGGGTACGTAATTTCGAGGACCTGAAGGCCGGCCTGAAAGATATCCGCCGCGTGCTGAAGCCCGGGAGTGCGTTCGTCGTGCTCGAGTTCAGTCAGCCGACGCTGTTTCCCGTGAAGCAGATCTACCAGTTCTATACCCGGTTTTTGCTTCCGCGCATCGGCGGGGCCATATCGAAGGACAGTGGGGCCTACAAGTACCTGCCGGATTCGATCGCCGCGTTCCCCTCCGGCGAAGCCTTCTTGCAAGAGTTGCGCCAGGCCGGCTTCACCGATGTCGCCGCCCGCCCGCTGACGCTGGGGATTGTGTCGCTGTATAAAGGAGTGGCGTAG
- the pfkA gene encoding 6-phosphofructokinase — MDVIKRIGVYTSGGDAPGMNACLRAVVRTALAHDLDVLGIRRGYAGMIDGDFVEMDARSVSHILQMGGTILKSARSDAFRTKEGRQKAADRLREAGIEGLVGIGGDGTLRGAALFFEEHGVPTVGCPGTIDNDLFGTDETIGYDTALNTAIQNIDRIRDTADAHDRLFIVEVMGRDAGFIALNCAIGGGAELVLIPETLTDMDSVKDRIFSLMSAQMRSSIVIVAEGEEFGGATRIAEMLKADPAFDAIDLRVCILGHTQRGGSPNARDRVLASLLGSHAVEALLEGHANVMVGIVNNEVKLTPMRNVWSRKKNIDYELLKLTQLIS; from the coding sequence ATGGATGTGATCAAACGGATAGGTGTCTACACCAGTGGCGGGGATGCGCCGGGGATGAACGCCTGTCTACGCGCCGTCGTTCGCACGGCGCTGGCGCACGACCTGGACGTCCTCGGGATCCGGCGGGGGTATGCCGGCATGATCGACGGCGACTTCGTGGAAATGGATGCCCGCTCCGTTTCCCACATCCTCCAGATGGGCGGAACGATCCTGAAAAGCGCGCGCTCGGACGCGTTTCGGACGAAGGAGGGCCGGCAAAAGGCCGCGGATCGGTTGCGTGAGGCCGGCATCGAAGGCCTGGTGGGCATCGGTGGGGACGGCACGCTGCGTGGGGCGGCCCTATTTTTTGAAGAACACGGTGTGCCTACTGTAGGATGCCCGGGTACCATCGACAACGATTTGTTCGGCACCGACGAAACGATCGGGTACGACACGGCACTCAATACCGCGATCCAGAACATCGATCGGATCCGGGATACGGCCGACGCGCACGACCGGCTCTTCATCGTCGAGGTGATGGGGCGCGACGCCGGTTTCATCGCGCTCAACTGTGCGATCGGCGGCGGGGCGGAACTGGTGCTCATTCCCGAGACGCTGACGGACATGGACTCCGTGAAGGACCGGATTTTTTCGCTCATGTCTGCTCAGATGCGTTCCTCCATCGTCATCGTGGCCGAGGGCGAAGAGTTTGGCGGCGCGACGCGTATTGCGGAGATGCTGAAGGCCGATCCGGCGTTCGACGCCATCGATCTGCGTGTGTGCATCCTGGGCCATACACAACGGGGCGGTTCGCCGAATGCGCGGGACCGCGTCCTGGCCAGCCTTCTCGGCTCGCATGCCGTCGAGGCCCTGCTCGAAGGCCATGCGAATGTGATGGTCGGGATCGTGAACAACGAAGTGAAACTCACCCCCATGCGGAACGTGTGGAGCCGCAAGAAAAACATCGATTACGAATTGCTCAAGCTCACGCAGTTGATCAGCTGA
- a CDS encoding DUF1460 domain-containing protein — MLRPSFVFVVVLMPGILAAGCQQESAPVTGASLPVVQVAAIAPPDSATARRFETAMAFARANRLSEKPIGEIMQALGETLVETPYEAGTLDRNEEETLVVGFMGFDCVTFVESMLAMARGIRDEAYNYASFARHLTEQRYRDGQLEGYCSRLHYFSEWIEDNGRRRIVAPLTESLGGIPLEKSLTFMSEHRASYPQLVRSDSLFGELRTIEGRLQSLRLTYIPQERIHEVYERLQAGDIVALATDIEGLDVAHTGLVYAFGDGRIGLLHASTSAGVTVSPDLQSYVENNRRQIGIVVARPL; from the coding sequence ATGCTTCGACCTTCCTTCGTTTTTGTTGTCGTGTTGATGCCGGGTATCCTGGCCGCCGGCTGCCAGCAGGAGTCCGCCCCGGTTACCGGGGCATCGTTACCCGTCGTTCAGGTGGCTGCCATAGCCCCGCCCGATAGCGCGACGGCGCGCCGGTTTGAGACGGCGATGGCTTTTGCGCGGGCGAATCGACTATCCGAAAAGCCTATCGGCGAGATCATGCAGGCGCTCGGGGAAACGCTTGTGGAGACACCCTACGAGGCCGGCACGCTGGATCGTAACGAGGAGGAGACGCTCGTGGTAGGCTTCATGGGTTTCGATTGCGTCACCTTCGTCGAATCCATGCTCGCCATGGCGCGTGGGATCCGCGACGAGGCGTATAATTACGCGTCGTTCGCCCGCCACCTCACCGAGCAACGCTATCGCGACGGGCAGCTTGAGGGTTACTGTAGCCGGCTCCACTATTTTTCGGAGTGGATTGAGGACAACGGACGGCGTCGGATCGTCGCGCCCCTCACCGAGTCGTTGGGAGGCATTCCGCTCGAGAAATCGCTTACGTTCATGAGCGAACACCGGGCGAGTTATCCGCAACTGGTCCGCAGCGACAGCCTGTTTGGCGAACTCCGGACGATCGAGGGCCGGCTGCAGTCGCTGCGCCTGACGTACATCCCGCAGGAGCGTATCCACGAGGTATACGAGCGGCTGCAGGCGGGCGACATCGTGGCGCTGGCGACGGATATCGAGGGGCTGGATGTCGCGCATACGGGTCTGGTGTATGCGTTTGGCGACGGGCGCATCGGGCTGCTGCATGCGTCGACCTCCGCCGGGGTGACGGTTTCGCCGGATCTTCAATCGTACGTGGAAAACAATCGGCGTCAGATCGGTATTGTGGTGGCGAGACCGTTGTAA
- the aat gene encoding leucyl/phenylalanyl-tRNA--protein transferase, giving the protein MHTELTPELLLRAYAMGVFPMADDREGGAIYWYAPDPRAVLPLDAFRASKNLLKLVRQERFEVVSDRDFEGVMRACADRPATWISEEIVTAYTALHRRGKAHSIECWLDGRQVGGLYGVAIGGAFFGESMFSRERDASKVALVHLVRQLNALGYTLLDTQFTTPHLVRFGVVEIPRDAYDLRLQAALNVHPRPWTTEIC; this is encoded by the coding sequence ATGCATACCGAACTGACGCCGGAATTGTTGCTGCGCGCCTACGCCATGGGCGTTTTCCCGATGGCGGACGATCGGGAGGGCGGCGCCATCTACTGGTATGCACCCGATCCTCGCGCCGTGCTGCCGTTGGATGCTTTCCGGGCGTCGAAGAATCTGCTGAAGCTCGTGCGCCAGGAGCGGTTCGAAGTCGTTTCAGATCGCGATTTTGAGGGCGTGATGCGCGCCTGCGCCGATCGGCCGGCTACGTGGATTTCGGAAGAGATCGTGACCGCGTACACCGCCCTGCATCGTCGCGGCAAGGCGCACAGTATCGAGTGCTGGCTGGATGGTCGGCAGGTCGGCGGGCTCTACGGCGTGGCCATAGGCGGCGCCTTCTTCGGGGAGTCCATGTTCTCTCGCGAGCGCGATGCCTCCAAAGTCGCGCTGGTTCATCTCGTCCGACAGCTCAATGCGCTGGGTTATACGCTGCTGGATACCCAGTTCACCACCCCCCATCTCGTGCGGTTTGGTGTAGTCGAAATCCCGCGCGACGCATATGATCTGCGGCTTCAAGCCGCGCTGAACGTGCATCCGCGACCCTGGACAACCGAAATCTGTTAG
- a CDS encoding biotin/lipoyl-containing protein, producing MQSSSGLPPTPPAGQQTTRYRVHIDEATFDVSLHVLTARVGDTTHTVSLEVAPGGFSLIVDGRSYRVRGEADARGVLDLTVDGVTRTATAKNERALLLEQYGGSDTSKASELEVRAPMPGLVVKILVEAGAAVKRGQGLVILEAMKMENELRAPQDGAIHRILVASGVAVQKNQILIELV from the coding sequence GTGCAAAGTTCATCAGGCCTTCCCCCTACGCCGCCAGCCGGCCAACAAACGACGCGTTACCGCGTCCACATCGACGAGGCCACCTTCGACGTTTCGCTGCACGTCCTCACGGCCCGAGTCGGCGATACCACCCACACGGTTTCCCTCGAAGTAGCGCCGGGCGGCTTTTCGCTGATCGTCGACGGCCGCAGCTACCGGGTCCGGGGCGAGGCGGACGCCCGGGGCGTCCTCGACCTGACGGTGGATGGGGTTACCCGAACCGCGACGGCAAAAAACGAACGCGCCCTGCTGCTTGAACAATACGGCGGCAGCGACACGTCGAAAGCCAGCGAGCTGGAAGTCCGCGCCCCGATGCCAGGTCTCGTCGTCAAGATTCTCGTGGAAGCCGGCGCCGCCGTCAAGCGCGGCCAGGGCCTGGTGATCCTGGAAGCGATGAAGATGGAAAACGAACTCCGTGCGCCACAGGATGGGGCGATCCATCGGATCCTCGTTGCCAGCGGCGTGGCGGTGCAGAAGAATCAGATCCTGATCGAGCTGGTCTGA